Proteins found in one Lycium ferocissimum isolate CSIRO_LF1 chromosome 6, AGI_CSIRO_Lferr_CH_V1, whole genome shotgun sequence genomic segment:
- the LOC132060153 gene encoding telomere repeat-binding protein 3-like: MSSKKRVSHGFSGYRFPVIPKAPRSVRRRHSHKNIDNDQICAFELLAAVAGELLQESESSACSNAAVGKDELADCRAGINCEQLKEDKAVKSEGLDQGSCVESAYIPEPAVPEQNLKYSLDNFKEVNKDGKFHTEVEGGSSNLEDACDKKIETSTQKQLDDNNKQTKDLTVANSCSVKGPTEKQVNNNAAINSDGSVQFPWYREVRRPSFGKQGNNVKLGIRDDDENSFGCYRHSTNIRAFRKTSHSGYRRVRKMLTSRHWKVSPQLKDYERTCSNYGVKAFHRNRKRVCALERRRLEIPSKRRKLCHYSSNVTYDQQASSKSISNSPEKGIKRDIISPRGVGASASVRNHQKKDPNVKFSIKSFKVPELLIEVPETETVGSLKRTVMEAVKSILGSGLRVGMVLQGTKVRDDNRTLQQAGISHNGNLDTLGFTLEPSSYPVSPSLHSKDPSALPPYVADHELTRRPPSPVLELEHPSASSDPSKTKLDKHDEDYHELALSPTNPINPTSDVAIPDSRALVIVSPLNAEAPAGVPVGPKKSRAELSQRRTRRPFSAAEVEALVEAVEQLGTGRWRDVKIRAFEYADHRTYVDVKDKWKTLVHTASIAPQQRRGEAVPQELLDRVLAAHAYWSKQHGKHHAEAPKLVDAKVQNVGASMPSKTGSAM; the protein is encoded by the exons ATGTCGTCGAAGAAGAGAGTAAGCCACGGCTTCAGTGGCTATCGATTTCCTGTTATACCAAAAGCTCCTAGATCAGTTAGA AGGAGACACTCGCACAAAAACATAGACAATGATCAAATTTGTGCATTTGAACTATTGGCGGCTGTTGCTGGCGAACTTCTACAAGAAAGCGAAAGCTCAGCTTGTAGTAATGCAGCGGTAGGAAAAGATGAGCTTGCTGATTGCAGGGCCGGTATTAATTGTGAGCAACTCAAAGAAGATAAAGCTGTGAAATCAGAGGGCTTAGACCAGGGGAGTTGTGTAGAAAGCGCTTATATACCAGAACCTGCAGTGCCAGAGCAGAATCTCAAGTATAGTTTGGATAACTTCAAGGAGGTCAATAAAGATGGAAAATTCCACACTGAAGTAGAAGGCGGATCCTCTAACCTTGAAGATGCATGTGATAAGAAAATTGAGACAAGTACTCAAAAACAGTTAGATGATAACAACAAGCAGACTAAAGACTTAACTGTGGCTAACTCTTGTAGTGTGAAGGGTCCAACTGAGAAACAGGTGAATAACAATGCTGCAATTAACTCAGACGGTAGTGTACAGTTTCCGTGGTACAGGGAGGTTCGTAGGCCTTCATTTGGAAAGCAAGGGAACAATGTAAAGTTAGGTATTAGAGATGATGACGAAAATTCTTTTGGGTGTTATAGACACAGCACCAATATAAGGGCTTTTAGGAAAACATCACATAGTGGATACAGAAGAGTAAGAAAGATGTTGACATCCAGACACTGGAAAGTATCTCCTCAGTTGAAGGACTACGAACGTACATGTTCCA ATTATGGAGTGAAGGCCTTTCACCGAAACAGGAAAAGAGTATGTGCACTGGAAAGACGCCGACTTGAAATTCCTTCAAAGAGAAGGAAATTGTGTCACTATAGCTCCAATGTTACTTATGACCAGCAGGCCAGTAGTAAAAGCATTTCAAATTCACCTGAAAAGGGAATCAAGAGAGACATTATCTCACCTAGAG GAGTCGGAGCTTCTGCTTCAGTCAGAAATCATCAAAAGAAGGATCCTAATG taAAATTTAGCATCAAGTCATTCAAGGTGCCAGAACTTCTCATCGAGGTccctgaaactgaaactgttgGTTCCCTGAAG AGGACAGTAATGGAGGCAGTAAAATCTATACTTGGAAGTGGATTACGTGTGGGGATGGTTCTCCAGGGGACGAAGGTCAGAGATGACAATAGAACTCTACAGCAGGCTGGTATTTCTCATAATGGCAACCTCGATACGTTGGGTTTTACATTGGAGCCAAGTTCTTACCCAGTTTCTCCATCATTGCATTCTAAAGATCCTTCTGCTTTGCCACCATATGTTGCTGATCATGAACTAACTCG GCGGCCACCTAGTCCTGTCTTGGAATTAGAGCATCCAAGTGCTTCATCAGATCCTTCAAAGACTAAGTTGGACAAGCATGATGAAGATTACCATGAATTGGCGCTATCACCTACAAATCCTATTAATCCAACAAGTGATGTAGCAATTCCTGATTCTAGAGCCTTGGTCATAGTTTCTCCTCTGAATGCTGAGGCACCTGCGGGGGTTCCTGTGGGCCCAAAAAAGAGTCGTGCTGAACTTTCACAACGTAGAACAAGAAGACCATTCTCAGCTGCAGAAGTAGAAGCTCTAGTTGAAGCTGTGGAGCAGCTTGGAACTGGAAG GTGGCGTGACGTCAAAATCCGAGCTTTTGAGTATGCTGACCATCGAACTTATGTTGACGTGAAG GATAAATGGAAGACATTAGTCCATACAGCAAGCATTGCCCCACAACAAAGACGGGGAGAGGCCGTGCCCCAGGAGCTTCTGGACAGGGTCTTAGCTGCCCATGCCTACTGGTCTAAGCAACACGGGAAACATCATGCTGAAGCTCCAAAACTGGTGGATGCTAAGGTGCAGAACGTTGGCGCCTCAATGCCAAGTAAGACGGGGTCAGCTATGTGA
- the LOC132060154 gene encoding 16 kDa phloem protein 1 isoform X3: MTTIFGIMEVNLVNAKGLKNNEVWGGGIDPYVLLQYRGQERKSTTARGQGSKPEWNEKFNFKIEYPSTDGQYKLILKLMDHDTFSSDDYLGEATIYLKEFIELGLENGIAEIHPRKYSVVGSDQCYCGEIQVGITFTPKVCILNEEAEYGGWKDSTDDY, encoded by the exons ATGACGACTATCTTTGGAATAATGGAGGTGAATCTTGTCAACGCTAAAGGTCTAAAAAACAACGAAGTTTGGG GTGGTGGAATCGACCCGTATGTTTTGCTTCAATATAGGGGTCAAGAACGTAAGAGCACTACTGCTCGAG GCCAAGGCAGTAAACCAGAATGGAATGAGAAGTTCAATTTCAAGATAGAATATCCCTCAACAGATGGACAGTACAAGCTTATACTTAAGCTCATGGATCATGATACCTTTTCTTCAGATGACTATCTTGGCGAAGCCAC TATCTACTTGAAGGAATTTATTGAGCTGGGATTGGAGAATGGAATAGCTGAAATTCATCCTCGCAAATATAGTGTGGTGGGCAGTGATCAATGTTACTGTGGTGAAATTCAAGTTGGCATCACTTTCACTCCAAAGGTATGTATTCTAAAT GAAGAAGCAGAATATGGTGGATGGAAGGATAGTACTGATGATTACTGA
- the LOC132060154 gene encoding 16 kDa phloem protein 1 isoform X1, whose protein sequence is MTTIFGIMEVNLVNAKGLKNNEVWGGGIDPYVLLQYRGQERKSTTARAGQGSKPEWNEKFNFKIEYPSTDGQYKLILKLMDHDTFSSDDYLGEATIYLKEFIELGLENGIAEIHPRKYSVVGSDQCYCGEIQVGITFTPKVCILNEEAEYGGWKDSTDDY, encoded by the exons ATGACGACTATCTTTGGAATAATGGAGGTGAATCTTGTCAACGCTAAAGGTCTAAAAAACAACGAAGTTTGGG GTGGTGGAATCGACCCGTATGTTTTGCTTCAATATAGGGGTCAAGAACGTAAGAGCACTACTGCTCGAG CAGGCCAAGGCAGTAAACCAGAATGGAATGAGAAGTTCAATTTCAAGATAGAATATCCCTCAACAGATGGACAGTACAAGCTTATACTTAAGCTCATGGATCATGATACCTTTTCTTCAGATGACTATCTTGGCGAAGCCAC TATCTACTTGAAGGAATTTATTGAGCTGGGATTGGAGAATGGAATAGCTGAAATTCATCCTCGCAAATATAGTGTGGTGGGCAGTGATCAATGTTACTGTGGTGAAATTCAAGTTGGCATCACTTTCACTCCAAAGGTATGTATTCTAAAT GAAGAAGCAGAATATGGTGGATGGAAGGATAGTACTGATGATTACTGA
- the LOC132060154 gene encoding 16 kDa phloem protein 1 isoform X2 — protein sequence MTTIFGIMEVNLVNAKGLKNNEVWGGGIDPYVLLQYRGQERKSTTARAGQGSKPEWNEKFNFKIEYPSTDGQYKLILKLMDHDTFSSDDYLGEATIYLKEFIELGLENGIAEIHPRKYSVVGSDQCYCGEIQVGITFTPKEAIEEEAEYGGWKDSTDDY from the exons ATGACGACTATCTTTGGAATAATGGAGGTGAATCTTGTCAACGCTAAAGGTCTAAAAAACAACGAAGTTTGGG GTGGTGGAATCGACCCGTATGTTTTGCTTCAATATAGGGGTCAAGAACGTAAGAGCACTACTGCTCGAG CAGGCCAAGGCAGTAAACCAGAATGGAATGAGAAGTTCAATTTCAAGATAGAATATCCCTCAACAGATGGACAGTACAAGCTTATACTTAAGCTCATGGATCATGATACCTTTTCTTCAGATGACTATCTTGGCGAAGCCAC TATCTACTTGAAGGAATTTATTGAGCTGGGATTGGAGAATGGAATAGCTGAAATTCATCCTCGCAAATATAGTGTGGTGGGCAGTGATCAATGTTACTGTGGTGAAATTCAAGTTGGCATCACTTTCACTCCAAAG GAGGCAATTGAGGAAGAAGCAGAATATGGTGGATGGAAGGATAGTACTGATGATTACTGA